GACAGCCGGACGCCCAGCGCCGACTCCAGCCGGTTCCGGAGTTCGAGCGCCATCAGCGAGTCGACTCCCGCGGCAGTCAGCGGCGCCTTCCGGTCGATGAGAGCGGCGTCGAGGTGCAGGATCTGGCCGAGTTGCTCAGTCACGACGGCGTCGATCAAGCTCGGGCGTTCGGCAGGGGTGGCCGCACGCAGCCGGTCTGCGAACCAAGGAGCCGATGGCACCCTGCCGCTCTCCCCGCCGTCGTCAGGGAGTTCCGCGAACAGCGACGCACCGGCCGAAGCCGGGTAGAACGCCAGCCACTGTCGGAGATCGAGATCGGCCGCCGCGATCTGACTGGTGCTGCCACTCAGCAGCCGACCGAGGATGTCCATGCCTTGCTCGGGGGTCAGGGTGCCGACCCCCCGATGCGCGAGGCGCTCCCCTTCCGCGTTCCGTCCTGCCATGATGCCTTCCTGCGAGTACAACCCCCAGTCCACGCACAATGCCGTCAGGCCACCGTGTTCCCGATGCCGCGCGAGCGCGCCGAGGAATGCGTTGGCGGCCGCGTAGTTGGCCTGTCCCGGTGAGCCGAGCAGGGCCGCGGCCGACGAGTACATCACGAAGAACTCCAACTCTCGGTCGCCGGTCAGCTCATGCAGATTCCATGCGCCCCGCATCTTGGGTGCCAGCACGCGGTCGTACCGTTCAGCGTCCAGTTCCAGAATGGTTCGATCGTCGAGCACCATGGCCGCGTGCAGCACTCCACGCAGTGGCGGCATCCGCTCGTCGATATCCGAGAGCACCCGGGCGACGTCCTGGCGCCGGGCCACGTCCGCCCGCGCGACCACGACCTCGACGCCGTCCCTCCTGAGCTCAGCGATCCTGGCCTGCACGTCCGGAGCCGGATCGTGCCGTCCGGCCAGCACGAGGTGCCGCGCCCCGCGCGCGGCAAGCCAGGCCGCCAGGCCGATGCCGAGCCCGCCGAGCCCGCCGCTGATCAGGTATGTCCCCCCGCTGAGGGTCAGCTCGGCGTTTCCGGTCTCGAACGAGGCCCGTACCAGCCTGGCCAGGTTCCGCCCTTCCTCGCGTAACGCGACCTCGTCTTCGCCGTCCGCCCCGACCAGCTCGGGGAGGAGTTCTGCAGCGGAACGGCTTCGCGCCCATCCCGATTGGAGGTCGACCCGCGTGCACTCCAGTTCGGGATGTTCGACGCTCAATGTCCTTGCCAGACCCCACAACGGCGCTTGCGACACCGCGACCGGTTCGCGGCCCACCTGCTGCGCTCCCTTGGTGACCAGAAACAGCCGGGGCTGGTCCCGCAGGCGAAGGCGAACGAGCGCGCGGACCAGGCGCACCGTGCTGAGGCCGGTGATCTGCTGATCGGCGGTCAGCGTGTCGGCGGTGACGTGTTCGGTACCGGTGGTGTCCAAGCTCCACAGGTGCACCACCCCGACGCAGGCCCGCCCACCGTCGGCGACGTTGTCGAGCAGCGCGCTCCACGCATCGTCGTCGGCGATATCGATGTCCTCCTTGTCGAGCAGTACGCAGGTCTGGCCACGCTGTTCGAGCAGCGTGGCCAGCGACGTGCCGACACCGGTGGAATCGGTGAGCACCAGCCAGGTCCCGACAGCCCTTTCACCGGGATCCGGTGCCACGAGCCGTTCCCCCACACGCCATGTCACCTGGTAGAGCCAGTCCCGGTAGGGCTCTGCTTCGGCAGGTCTTGCCACCGTGAGCCCCTCGACCTCGACCAGCACCGTTCCGTCCTCGTCGAGGACCAACAGATCCCCACTGTCCTCGGTGGACCGTGCGCGCGCGTGTACCCACACGCGGCCACCGGGTGGCCGGTGGACGCGGAGCCGGTCGATCCGCACCGGTATGACCCCGCCGGTCGCCCGTCGGTCGAGCAGCACACCCCCGAGTACCTGGAAGCAGGCGTCCAGCAGCGCCGGGTGGCAGACATATCCCGAGGGCGACCCGGCCAGCTCGACCAACGCAACGCCCTCACCGTCACCGGCCCAGATCCGTTGCACACCACGGAAAGCCGGGCCGTAGCCGATGGTTCGCCTGGCATACCGTTCGTAGTGCTCGGCCACGGCGACCTCGGTGCGGCACCGGTCCCGCACCGACGATGGCGGCTCGGCCGTCGGTGGCCCGTCGTCGCTCACACGAACCGTTCCGTGCGCGCACGGAACCCACGGCTCGTCTCTCGTCGCTCGGCCGTAGACCTGAAAACGGCCGGAGTCGTCGATGAACTGGACGTGTCCGGAGCCGTCCTTCCCGAGAATCGCCATCCGGTCGAATGCGAGCTCCTCCAGCGCCGACGATCGCCCGAACGCACCGAGCGCCATCTCCACGTAGCCCGACGCCGGGAACACCACCACGCCGTCCACCGTATGGTCGGCCAGATACGGCAGATCCAGTTCGCGCTCCCAGATCCGGGTGCCCGGCGAGGTCGCCGGGCTGACCGGCTCACCGAGCAATGGATGCCCATGATCGGCGCGGGGACCCGGAACTCGGTCCACCCAGTGCCGCTCGCGCCGCCACGGGTAAGCAGGCAGCGGCACGCAGCGCCCGCCCCTCGGGTGGAGCGCGGACCAGTCCACCTGGCGGCCCCGGACATACAGCGCCGCAAGCGATTCGAGAAACACCGCGCGCTCGTCCTGTTCGCGCCGCCCGGACGGAACGGCCGTGCCCCCGTCCTCTTCGATCGAGGGCAGCAGGATCGGGTGCGGGCTCAGCTCGACGAATACCGTGCGCCCCTGCGCCATGCAGTCACGGACCGTCTCCGAGAACAGCACGGGTTCACGAAGGTTGCGTATCCAGTACGCGGTATCCAGCTCGGCCGCGGCACAGACCTTTCCGAGCACAGTGGACCACATCGGCACCGCGGCGGCCTCCGGTGTCAGCGTACCGAGCAGGCGACTCAGCTCATCGGTGATGGCGTCGACTTGCGGGCTGTGCGCGGCGACCTCGACCTTGATCCGACGACAGAACACCCCCGCACCGGCCAGCTCGGCCAGGAGTTCCTCCAGCGCGTCCGGGTCGCCGGAGAGCACGGTCGAGCGTGCGCTGTTGCTCGCCGCGATCGACACCCGATCGACGAATCCGGACAGCACCGCGCGCGCCGCCGCTATCGGCAGATCCACCAGTGCCATCGCACCGCGCCCGGCCAGTCCGCGCAGCAACCGACTGCGGCGGCAGATGATCCGCGCCGCGTCGGCCAGGGTGAGCGCGCCGGCCACATGCGCGGCGGCGACCTCACCCATGCTGTGGCCGATGACAGCGTCCGGCTCGATGCCCTTCGACTGCCACAGAGCGGCCAAGGCGACCTCGATCGCGAACAGCACCGGCTGCACGATATCGACCCGGTCCAGCCGAGACCTGGACGGCTCGGCGGTCAATTCAGCAAGAACCGACCATCCGGTCTCGTTCCGGATCGCGTCGTCGCACGCCTCGATGGCCATGCGGAATGCGGGCTCACCGGCGAGCAGTGCGCGTCCCATACCGAGCCATTGCGAGCCCTGGCCGGGAAACACGAACACCACTCGCGGCCGTTCGCCTGGCGCGGTGCCCGGCACCAGTCGCGCAGGCCCGTCGCCCGGTAGCACCAGTGCGGCGCGGTGCTCGTGATGGTGCCTGCGGACAGCCGCGGTGTAGGCGATATCGGCGACCTCGGCCTTCCGTTCGGCGACACCGGCCAGGAAGGCGGCGACCAGATCTGCCAGCGCGCCCGCATGGCGCGCGGAGATCGGCACCAGTGCCGGTCCTGGTTCGGTCGCGTAAGGCTCGGCGTGCTCCGGCGGATCCGCGACGATGACGTGCGCGTTGGTGCCGCTGATACCGAACGAGCTGACGCCCGCCATCCGCGGCGTGCCGTCCTGTTTCGGCCACGGGACCGGTTTTTTCGGCAGTACCAGGGCGGTTCCGGTGAGGTCGATCCTGGGGTTGGCGGTGCGCAGGTGCAGGTTCGCCGGGATACGCTCCCGCTGCAGCGCGAGCACGACTTTGATCAGCCCGATGACCCCGGCCGCCGCCTCCAGATGCCCGATATTGGTCTTCAGCGCGCCGAGCACGCACCGCGAACCGTTGTCCCGCAGCCCGCCGAGCACGTCGACCAGCGCATCCACCTCGATCGGGTCGCCGAGCGGCGTTCCGGTGCCGTGTGTCTCGACATAACCGATGTCCGCCGCGTCGGCGCGAGCGCTGCGCAAGGCCTGACGCAGCAATGCCTTCTGCGCTGAGACGTTCGGCGCGGTCAGTCCGGAGGAACGGCCGTCGGAATTCACCGCGGAACCACGGATGACCGCGAGCACCGGATCGCCGTCTGCCACCGCGTCGGAAAGCCGTCTGAGGACCAGCATCCCGCAGCCCTCGCCCCGGACATAGCCGTTGGCCAGCGCGTCGAAGGTCTTGCATCGCCCGTCCTCGGACAGCGCACGGGAACTGGCCAGCATGTCGGTCATGTCTCTGGCCAGCATCAGATTGACCCCGCCGGCCAGCGCCATCGTGCTCTCTCCGGATCGCAGGCTTTGGACCGCGAGATGCACGGCAACCAGCGACGACGAGCACGCCGTGTCCACGACCATGCTCGGGCCCTGAAGCCCGAGCACGTAGGACAACCGTCCCGCGGGGAACGAGTGCCCATTGCCGGTCACGGTATAGATGTCCCGCCTTCCGACGCTGAGCCGGTCGTAGTCGGTGACGACGACGCCGGCGAACACGCCGGTCCTCGAGCCGGTCAGCCGGTCGGGCCGAGCATGCCCGGCGCGTTCCAACGCCTCCCAGGCCACTTCCAGCAGCAGGCGCTGTTGCGGGTCCATCGCCTCGGCCTCCCGTGGCGCGATACCGAAGAAAGCCGCGTCGAATTTGTCCACATCGGACAGAAAACCGCCCCAGCGTGTCGGAGCTCCGGCGTCCTCGCCCGCCCACCGGTCTGGGGGGACCTCGGTGATGGCGTCGACGCCGTCGTCGAGTAGCCGCCAGAACTCGTCAGGGCTGGTGCCGCCGCCCGGCACCCGGCACCCCATGCCGATGACGGCGATCGGCTCGGTCTTCGCCAGCAGCTCCCGGTCCAGTCTTGTTTGCAAGGTCCGCATGGCCGCCAGGGCCTGCTTCACCGGCGACACCGACTCAATCATCGCGCTGTTCCTGTTCGACGAGCCGGATGCTGGCCAGCAGCATGGCCTCGGCTTCCGCGTCGGAGAGCAGATCGATGTCCGCTGCGACAGAAGACCAATCGTCCGGGTCCGGGTCCGCAGCCGGAGGTTCGGCCACCCCGAGTTCGGCCACCCCGAGTTCGACCGCGATGAACTCGGCGAGCGCGGCGATGGTGGAGTAGGTGAAGACCAGCGCGACCGACAATCGGACGCCGAGCGTGGATTCCAGCCGGTTGCGTAGCTCCACCGCCATCAGCGAGTCCATACCCATGTCCTGGAACGTCGCCTTCCGGCTCGGGCTCGCGGGATCTCGGTGCAGCGTCAGGGAAACCTGCTCGATCAGGTGCTCTTCGATCACCCCGGCCCGTTCCTGGGCGCTGGTCGCGGCCAGCCTGCCGGCGAATGCGGTGGCGATGTCCGAGGCACGGGATTCGATCTCGTCGAACAGCGGTGTCCCCGCCACGCTGGGAAACGACTCGAACCAGTGCCGGAGGTTCAGCTTCATGACCGCGAGCTGCCCGAGGTCCGCGCGCACCCCATTGTCCAATGCCCGCGCGAGACCCGCCGAGGACGCATCGGTGATGCCCTGTACCGCCATACCATCCTGCGCGAGATTCAGGCTCAATGCCCGCAGGCCGATGGCGCGGCGATGGTGTGCGATCGCGTCCAGCCGCGCGCTTCCCATCGGGTCGCCCAGGCACCCGAACAACGAGGCGACCGATGAGCAGAGCACGAAGAGATCGAGTGTGCGATCGAGCGTGTGCTGATGCCAGCGCCACGCGCTGTCGTCGCCCCCGGCGTGGATGAGTCCGCGCACGGTGCCCGCGGCGGCCTCGATCGCGGCGATCAGCCTGATCATCTCGCGGTCGTCGGTAACGCAGGTGTCGATGGTCAGGACCCGTGCCCCAGGAAAGCTGATCGGCCCGACGGCACCGGTCCGGTCCAGGATCACGACGTTGCGCGCACCGCGGTCGGTCATCCACCCGGCGAACGACTCCGCGAGTGCTGCGTCCTCGCAGACGATCACGTATGAGCCGTCGGGCCGCAACGTCGCTGCCCGCTCACGGACATCCGGCACGCGGATCAGCCTGGCCACGAACCGGCCACCGGGGCGAAGGGCGATATCGGTCTCCCGATCGTCGCTGAGCAATTCCGACACAACCGTGGCCACCGCATCCGGTGTCGGCCGCTCGGCAAGGTCCACCCGCGTGACGCACAGCTCCGGATGGTCGAGCCCGATTTCCCTGCCGAGTCCCCACAACGCCGCCTGGTCGACATCCACCGCCGAGGTGTGCTCGCCGACCGCTTGTGCGCCACGGGTCACCAGCCACAGCCGTGGCTGATCGCGCCATCCCATTCCGGCCAGCGCGTCGGCCAGCATCCGCGCGCTCGCGCTGCCGAGACTTCCGATATGCACCACTCCGGCCGGCGCCGGTCCAGCCAGAACCGCCCGCAGGGACGCTATTCCGGTCAGGTCCGCTGTCCGCGCAGCCACCAGATCGCACTGCTTGCCCCGAGCCCGCAGCTCGTCCACGAGCTCGGCGCCGAGGCGATCCTCGCCCGCGAACACGATCCACGGCTCAACTCGGTCTCGCACCGGTTCTCGGTGGGCTCGCTCGCGCCATTCCACGGTATACAGGCAGTCCGCGACCGGATCGGGATAGTGGAGCGGCTGCAGGCGCACCTCCTCGGCTTCCACCAGTACCCGGCCGTCGTCGTCGAGCAGGTAGAGGTCGAAACCCGGCCCCGCCGGTCGGCCATGCGCCCATACCGGGCCCTCCGGCGTCCGATGCACTCGCAACCGACCGATCCCGGTCACCACGTTGCTGCCGGACGAACCGTTGCACAGGGCGATCAGCGCCTGCAGACCGGCGTCCAGCACCGAGGGATGGATGCGGTAATCGGTGCCTCGTCGGTGTGCCTGCTCCGGCGGCACGAGCAGGGCCAGCACTTCGTCCTGGCCGAACCACAGCTCCGAGACCCCACGAAGGTGCTCTCCGATGTCCAGCCCCGCCCCGGCCAGCGCGCGGTAGTGCACGGTCCCGTCCCTGTGTTCGGTGCAGCGGTGCCGGATCAGTGCGGGCTCCTCGCGCATATCCGGATTGCCGGTGTCCGGGCCGACGGTGGCCAGCGCATGCCGTACCCAGTCCGGACCGTGGTGGCTGAATACCTGGAAGAGTTCATCCCGCGTGCTGATCACTGCCTGGGTCGCGGGTAGCACTGCCTCGGAAATTTCCAGCATTCGCTCGAACGCCAGATCAGTAACGGCGATGTCCTCTGTTCCGTACGCTTCGGCGCCCGAAGCCAGTGCCATTTCGGCGAAAATGGCCGCCGAGAGCACGGTGTTCCCGCGCACCGTGAGGTCAGTGAGATACGGCAGCCTTGCCGGGTCCAGCGCGCGTTGCCAGTAGCGGGTTCCGTGCTCTACCGCCGAGACCAAGCCCGCGCCGAGCAGCGGATGGCTCCCGTCAGCGCCGGAGGGCGCGGTGCGCCGGTCGGCCGCGAGCCAGTACCGCTTCCGCTGCCATGGGTAAGCGGGCAACGAAACGACCCGGCCGGTATCGAGTAGCCGATCGAAGTTCGGCAAGCAGCCACCGGCGTACAGTGCGCCGACCGCGCGGCGCAGCGCGGACCGTTCGTCCACGCCTCTGCGCAGCGAACCGATGGCGTGACCATCGATCGGGTGGGCGGCAAGGCATCGCTGGATGTTCTCCAGCAGAACCGGATGCGGCCCGATCTCCACGAAAACCCGGTACCCATCGGAGATCGCGCCGTTCATCGCATCCGCGAACCGCACGGTTTCGCGCACGTTTCGCACCCAGTAGTCCGCATCGAATCGCTGATCATCAACGAGCTTCCCGGAAACCGTGCTGTAGACGGGCAACCGGCTCGGCCCCGGAGCAAGCAGGCCGAGCGCCTGAGACAATTCGTGCCCGGCCGCGTCCATCCGCGCACTGTGGAACGCGTAGCCGACCCGGAGCTCACGGCACGCGGCCCCATCGCGGCGCAGCCGTCCGAGCAAGTCGGCCAGTGCGGTGGCGTCGCCGGAAACGACGGCCGAATCGGGGTCGTTGATCGCACCGATCGTGAGCTCACCTCGGTACCCGCTCAGCAGGTCGCGCACCCGCTCAGCGGGCAGTTCCACCGAAGCCATCCCGCCTTCCCCTGCCGTGGCCTGCATCAACCGTCCCCGGTGGTACACCACCTCGACCGCTTCGGCGAGGGACAGCGATCCGGCCAGGTACGCGGCGGTGACTTCACCGACGCTGTGGCCGATCAGCGCGTCCGGGGCAAGTCCCCATGCCTGCCACAGCCACGCGATCCCCACTTGGATCGCGAACAGCGCCGGTTGCGCGACCGCGGTCTCATCGAGGCGACTGCGCTCCGGGGGCGCGGTCAGCTCGGCCGTCAGCGACCACCCGGTCAGCGGCCGTAGCCATTTCTCGCATTCCTCGACCGCGGCGCGAAACACCGGTTCGGCACGCAACAGGTTCCGACCCATTCCGGCCCATTGCGAACCTTGGCCGGAGCACACAAACACGATCCCTCGCGGCTCGCCATGCTCCACGCTGCCCATCCACGTGTTGCCGGGCATAGTGCCGGCAACCGTCGCACGCAACGAATCGGCCAGCTCCTTCGAAGACGAACCGGTCGCCGCGAGCCGGTGTTCGTGGTGGTCCCGCCGTACCGCGGCCGTGTAGCACAGGTCGCGTAGCGCGACGTCGTTGCCACTGCTGAGCTCGCGCGCCATCGTGGTCGCCGATGCCAGCAGGGAATCGTGCGAGCGGGCGGAAAGCACCAGCAACTCCGTCCGGCACTGGTCCGGCGGCGGCTGGGCGGCGCCCAGCGTGTACAGCACGCCCAGTGAGTCGATCAAGGTCGAGCGGTCGCGGTCCGCACGGCGCAATGTCGGCAGCGCCGTGCCGCCGTGCTGCTCGACCACCGACGTAAGAATCGGATGCGGGTCGACGTCAACGAAGATCTGGCGGCCCCCGGCGAGCAGGTGTTCCATCACGGTGTCGAATCGCCATGGTTCGCGTTCGGTGCGCACCCAGTGCTCGGCATCGAGCAGCGCGCCCTTCATCTGTGCCCCCGTGGCCGAGGAATAGAACGGTATTCGGGTCTCTCCGGGCCGCAGATCGGCGAGCGCGGCCCGCAGGCCAGGCAGCACCGAGTCGACGTAGGGACTGTGCGAGGCGTAATCGACCCTGATCCGCGCCGACGCGACCGATCGCGCGGCGAGTTCGTCCCGTATCGCCTGGATAGCTGCTCGATCGCCGGAGATCACCGTGCTTCCCGGGCTCGCGCTGCCCGCGACCCATACGTCACCGCCGTGCCGGGACAGCAGCTCGTTCGTGTCTTCGGTGGACAGGTCGAGAACGGCCATGCCGCCGTGACCGGACAGTCCGGCGGCGATCGCGCTGCGCCTGCACATGATCAACGCGGCGTCGTCGAGGCTGATCGCTCCGGCGACGTGCGCGGCGGCGACTTCACCCATGCTCATTCCAGCGACGGCGTCCGGCTCGACTCCCTGTGATCGCCACAGGTCGGTCAGCGCGAGCTGCATCGCGAAGATCGCAGGCTGGGCCAGCTCGGTACGCTCGATCCAGCTCTCGTCGGCCGCGGTCAGCAGCCGGGTAAGGGACCAGTCGACGTGCCTGCGCAGCGCGGTCTCGCACCGCGTGATCGCCGACCGGAACGCGGGCTCACGCAGCAATCGCGCACCCATCCCTGTCCACTGCGCGCCCTGACCGCCGAACAGAAACGTGATCGTCGCCCGTTCGCCGTCGACCTTTCCGGCACTGATTCCGGCTCCGGCGTGGCCGCTGAGGAATTTCTCCGCGCCCGAGGCGAGATCGTCGTGGTCGCGAACGGATAGCGCGAGCCGGTGCGAGCCGTCCGCCTTCGCCGACGCGGTGGCGCACAACCGGGAGATCGGGCGCCGGTCCCGAGTGATCGCCAGCTCCCGCACCGCGGCACGGAGGCCGTCTTCGGTGTCCGCGGTAAGAGGCAGCAGGTGGACCGGAGCGTCCTCGCCGCTCTCGAGGACCACATGGCAGTTCGTGCCGCCGAAACCGAACGCGCTCACCCCGGCGACGAGGCGACCGGCCGCATCGCCTCGCCATTCCTCCGACCGCGAAGGCACCCGTAGACCCCATTCGTCGAACGGGATATGTGGGTTGGCCTCCTCGAACTGACCGCATGGCGGCACGGTGCGATGCCGCATCGCCAGCAGTACCTTGATCAGCCCGGCGATCCCGGCCGCCGCTTCGAGATGCCCGATCGCGCTTTTGACCGAACCTATCGGCAGCAGCTGGTCGCGAGCCCGGCCCTCGCCGAGCACCGCGCCAAGCGCGCTTGCCTCGATCGGGTCACCGAGCGCCGTTCCTGTCCCGTGCGCCTCGACGTATCCGACGTCGGACGGCGCGACTCCCGCTCGGCGATAAGCGGTGCGCAGCAAGGATTCCTGAGCCAGCGGGCTCGGCGCGGTCAGGCCATTACTGAACCCGTCGTGGTTCACCGCGCTGCCCCTGAGCACGCCATGAATCGGATCGCCGTCGGCGAGTGCCCGGTCGAGCGGCTTCAGCACGATCATCCCGGCACCTTCGCCGCGACCGTATCCATCGGCACGCGCGTCGAACGCCTTCGACCGCCCGTCCGGTGCCAGCGCGCCGAGCCGGACCAGCGCGTGCACCGTGTCCGGCGCAAGCATCAGGCTGACTCCACCGGCGAGCGCGAGATCGCACTCGCCTTCACGCAGGCTCTGTGCCGCAAGGTGCACCGCGACCAGGGACGATGAGCATGCGGTGTTCACCTGAAGGCTCGGCCCGCGCGCACCCAACGTGTAGGACAGCCGGGCGGGAATAATGCTCGGATCGCCCCCGGCCAACGTGTGCTGGGTGACCAGGTCGGGGTCCGCCCGAATTCCTGCCCCGTACTCACTCCACATCGCACCGACGAACACTCCGGTCCGGCTGCCCCCGAGACTGCGAGGCGGAATGCCCGCGTCATCGAGAGCTTCCTGCATCAGTTCGAGCATGAGCCGTTGCTGCGGGTCTACGTGCGGAGCCTCCCGGGGAGAGATACCGAAGAACTCCGGGTCGAACTCGTCGACCCGGTCGAGGAACCCGCCGCGCGGCGGACCCTCTCCTGCCCATCGACCGTCCGGCGGTTCGGTGAGCGCGTCCGCACCCGAGCTGAGTAATCGCCAGAATGCCGTCGCGTCGGGAGCGCCGGGGAACCGGCATGACAGACCGACGATCGCGATCGGCTGCTCCTGACCTGGCGATTCGTGCTGCGCCGATGGCGTCGATCCGGCTCCGGTGAGCCGACCTGCCAATGCGACCGGCGTCGGATGCGCCCATAACAAGACAGGCGACACCGGATGGCCGCCTACCTCACTCAATTCGTCGGCGAGCGCCGTCAACGCCAGTGAATCGAGCCCATAGCGGGTAAACGGCTCACGTCCATCGATCGCAGCGGGATCCAGCCCACTCAGTGCGGCGGTTCTGGCTATGAGCCAGTCCCGCACGGCCTCCATAGACCATGCCAGCATAGATAGGGCCACCTCCAGCAACCAACTAGATCTTGGCGTGTCGCCGGCGGCTCGCCTGAATCGGACCAGATAGTATCCCTGCCGAATTCGCCATGTAAAGGTGAAAGCCGTCTGGTCGGTTTGGGTCTGGATCTGTCGCCTTCAGTACCCGCGCCGCCAGGATCCGGGCCCTACAATCGCCGCCAGCAGTCAAAACTCTGATAGCTCACGATCATTGAGGTTTTCTCACCGGGCATGAGTGGCTACTTCCCCGATCTCGAGCAGTCCCGCGAACGACGGCGTATCCAGGTAATCGTCCCGGTTGCAGCGCAAGCGCCTTCCCGAGCCTGCGTAGGTTCGGGCAAGTGCTCCGTTACCGCAAGGTCGGTTGTTTGAGCCGTCCGGGATCCGGTGGAGACTCAGCGCCTCCAACCAGCCCAAGACGGCTCAAAGCAACCGACCGGGCATCGATGGCGCGTTGGCTAGCGCAGATGCGTTGGATGCGTTCGGATTTCAGGAGTCTCGTGACGCCGAGCGACGCTCGCCACGTTTTTGCGCGCGAGGAGCCAGCCGACGACAAGCGCAGGAACCATGATGACCACGGCCGCGATCACGGCGCCGCGCTGCACGTCATCGTCGCTGAATGCCATCAATATGACGACACCGACGAGAAACAGCAATGTCGCCACGCTCGTATAAGGCGCGCCGATCAACCGGAAAGACGGACGTTCGACAAGCCCGCGGCGCGACCGACGCCACAACTGCAACTGACACACCACGATTGCCATCCACGACGCGATGGTGCCGAGTGCTGACATGTTCAGCACGATCTCGTATGCCTCCTCCGGTACCACAGCGTTCAGCCCGACACCGATCAGCGCGATCGCGCCGGTGGCGAGAATGCCGACATAGGGCACGCCGCCCTTCGACATTCGCGACGCCACCGCCGGTGCGCTGCCGTTCATCGACATCGAGCGCAGAATGCGACCTGTCGAATACAGACCGGCGTTCAGGCTGGAGAAGGCTGCGGTCAACACGACCATGTTCATGATCGAATCGGCCCCACCGATTCCGAGTGTGGAGAAGAACGTAACGAACGGACTCTCCCCCGCTTTGAACGCCGTGTATGGCAGCAGTAGACCGAGCAGCACGAGCGATCCGACGTAGAACAGTGCGATCCGGGCGATCACGGAGTTGATCGCGCGCGGCATGATCTTCTCCGGATTCTCCGCCTCACCGGCCGCCGTGCCGACCAATTCCACTGCGGAATAAGCGAAGACGACACCTGTCGTCACTGTCACCAGCGGTAGCAGACCGACCGGGAAAAGGCCGCCGTGCTCGACGAGCACACCGACACCGGTCGGCATGCCCTGCAGTGTGGACCGGCTGGCCAAGAAGACCGTGCCGACAATCAAGAAGGCGACCAGCGCGACCACCTTGATCAGCGCGGCCCAGAACTCGAGCTCGCCGAACCACTTCACCGAGACGAGGTTGACGCTCACCACCAGCGCGAGGGCCACCAGGGCGATCAGCCACTGCGGTAGCACCTCGAACGCTCCCCAGTAATGGACATACGTGGCGATCGCGGTGATGTCCACGATTCCGCTCATGCACCAGTGGAAGAAGTACATCCACCCGACCGCGAATGCCAGCTTCTCGCCGTAGAACTCACGGGCGTAGGAGACGAATGATCCCGAGGAGGGGCGATGCAACACCAGCTCGCCGAGCGCCCGCAGGATGAAGAACACGAACACGCCACAGATGGCGTACACGATGAACAATCCGGGGCCGGCACTGGCCAAACGCCCACCCGCGCCCAGGAACAGTCCGGTGCCGATGGCGCCACCGATCGCGATCATCTGCAGCTGACGCGGCCGCAGCGACTTGTGATAACCGGCGTCCTCGGCGTACATCGCGTCTGAGGGAG
The DNA window shown above is from Nocardia sp. NBC_01730 and carries:
- a CDS encoding amino acid permease, whose product is MYAEDAGYHKSLRPRQLQMIAIGGAIGTGLFLGAGGRLASAGPGLFIVYAICGVFVFFILRALGELVLHRPSSGSFVSYAREFYGEKLAFAVGWMYFFHWCMSGIVDITAIATYVHYWGAFEVLPQWLIALVALALVVSVNLVSVKWFGELEFWAALIKVVALVAFLIVGTVFLASRSTLQGMPTGVGVLVEHGGLFPVGLLPLVTVTTGVVFAYSAVELVGTAAGEAENPEKIMPRAINSVIARIALFYVGSLVLLGLLLPYTAFKAGESPFVTFFSTLGIGGADSIMNMVVLTAAFSSLNAGLYSTGRILRSMSMNGSAPAVASRMSKGGVPYVGILATGAIALIGVGLNAVVPEEAYEIVLNMSALGTIASWMAIVVCQLQLWRRSRRGLVERPSFRLIGAPYTSVATLLFLVGVVILMAFSDDDVQRGAVIAAVVIMVPALVVGWLLARKNVASVARRHETPEIRTHPTHLR